In the Halorubrum ruber genome, AACGTGATCCACGCGTCGGACCACGAGGACGAGGGCGCCAACGAGCGCGAGATCGACCTGTTCTTCGACGACGAGGAGCTCGTCGACTACGACCTCGACACCTCGGCGTGGGTGTACGAGGACGAAGACCACTGACGCCGCGGCTCTCGGAACTTTTCACTTTTCGCTGCGCCCGACGCCCGCCGAGCCCTCGCTCAGTCGACACACCGCGTTTCCGGTGAATCCCGCCCGGTGACTCGTCGCGGTCTCTCGGTTTCCGTGAGGAATCTGCTTATAAGTCGACCGTGAACGTCCACGCCCTCTCAGGTGTCGACCGCGATCGCGGTCCCGTCGTCGGCGACCACGATCACCTCGTCGCCGCCGTCGCCCGTGACGTCGGCGAACAGGGGGCCGCCGTAGGCGACGACGTCGCCGGCGTCACCCCGGGCGATCACCTCGCCGCTCTGGGTCATCGCGAGCACCCCGCCGGCCCGGTTGACTACCACCGGCGCGCGCTCGCCGTTCCCGTCGACGTCGCCCATGCGCGGCTCGTTGATCCGGGTCGACGCGCCGTACTGCTGTTTCCAGACGACCTCGCCGTCGAGGAGGTCGACCGCCCACACGCTCCCGGAGCCGCCGACGTACACCCGCCCGGGGTCCGAGTCCCCCACGGCGATCGGGCGGTCCTGGAGCTTGACGTCGTACCGGTCCGACCCGTCGCTCGCCTCTACGGTCTCGATGGTCCCGCTCGCGCCGCCGAGCGCAAGCACCGGCCCGTCGCGGCTGTCCGCGGCGTTCCAGCTGAGCGGGTTCACGCTCGGCTCGGTCGTCCAGCGCGTCCCGCCGTCGCCGTCGAGCATGTGAACCGTCGCGGGGTCGCCGGCGGTCGTCAGCACGGCGAGCCCGCCCCGCTCGCCGGCCTCGGCGTCCGGTTCGACGATGAGCGGCCGACGGCTGATCTCGCCCGACAGCGAGGCCTCGGCGACCGAATCGCCCGCGGCGTCGACGACGCGAACGCCCCCGTCGGTCGTGACCGCCGCGATCTCCCGGTTCCCGTCGCCGGTGAGGTCGCCGACGGCCGGTCGGAGCCCGGCGGGGCCGCCGAGGTCGACCGCGAACCGCTCCGTCCCGTCCGCCGCGTCGAGAACGACGAGCTCGCCCGACGCCGTCGTGAGCGCGACCACCGAGTCGCCGCCGAGGGTGCTCGCGGTGAGGCCGCTGACGGCGACGGGATCGCCGCCGTCCGCTCCGTCGGAGTCGTTCCCGTCGGCGTCTCCGCCGCCACCGGTGCCGCCCCCGCCGCCGCGCTCCGCGTCCGGTCCGGAGACCGGAACCGTCCACGGAGTCTCGTTGGTGCCGGCGACCGTCGCGGTGACGACCCGCGACCCGTTCTCGACCGCGGGCCGGAGGAGGAGCGGGTCGCCGTCGACGGTCGCGACCACGGCGCCGCTGCCGTCGTCGCCCGCCGCCGGCTCGGACTCCCACACGACCGTGGTCTCCGTCGTGGCGTCGTCGACGCCGACGAACGCGAACAGCGCCACGCCGACGCCGGTCGCGCCGCCGGCCAGCAGAATCAGCGTCGCGAACAGGACGCGTCGGTCCATTTGAACCCCCTTCGGGCGTCGCCGTGAAACGGTTGTCGGATGCGGGCCCGACGGTCGTCGGACGCGGCCCCTCCGGTCCGCGGCGGTCGGGAGACGTGTTCGGGGTCGCCCCCTACGGCTCCAACAGCGTCGCCACGCGGT is a window encoding:
- a CDS encoding PQQ-binding-like beta-propeller repeat protein, yielding MDRRVLFATLILLAGGATGVGVALFAFVGVDDATTETTVVWESEPAAGDDGSGAVVATVDGDPLLLRPAVENGSRVVTATVAGTNETPWTVPVSGPDAERGGGGGTGGGGDADGNDSDGADGGDPVAVSGLTASTLGGDSVVALTTASGELVVLDAADGTERFAVDLGGPAGLRPAVGDLTGDGNREIAAVTTDGGVRVVDAAGDSVAEASLSGEISRRPLIVEPDAEAGERGGLAVLTTAGDPATVHMLDGDGGTRWTTEPSVNPLSWNAADSRDGPVLALGGASGTIETVEASDGSDRYDVKLQDRPIAVGDSDPGRVYVGGSGSVWAVDLLDGEVVWKQQYGASTRINEPRMGDVDGNGERAPVVVNRAGGVLAMTQSGEVIARGDAGDVVAYGGPLFADVTGDGGDEVIVVADDGTAIAVDT